From Macaca fascicularis isolate 582-1 chromosome 14, T2T-MFA8v1.1, a single genomic window includes:
- the LOC102121924 gene encoding olfactory receptor 5B21, translating into MTPGELALASGNHTPVTKFILQGFSNYPDLQELLFGAILLIYAITVVGNLGMMALIFTDSHLQSPMYFFLGVLSFLDICYSSVVTPKLLVNFLVSDKSISFEGCVVQLAFFVVHVTAESFLLASMAYDRFMAICQPLHYGSIMTRGTCLLLVAASYAFGGANSAIQTGNVFALPFCGPNQLTHYYCDVPPLLHLACANTATARVVLYVFSALVTLLPAAIILTSYCLVLVAIGRMRSVAGREKALSTCASHFLAIAIFYGTVVFTYVQPHGSTNNTNGQVVSVFYTIIIPMLNPFIYSLRNKEVKGALQRKLQVNIFPG; encoded by the coding sequence ATGACACCTGGAGAACTAGCCCTTGCCAGTGGCAACCACACCCCAGTCACCAAGTTCATCTTGCAGGGATTCTCCAATTATCCAGACCTCCAGGAGCTTCTCTTCGGAGCCATCCTGCTCATCTATGCCATAACAGTGGTGGGCAACTTGGGAATGATGGCACTCATCTTCACAGACTCCCATCTCCAAAGCCCAATGTATTTCTTCCTCGGGGTCCTCTCTTTTCTTGATATTTGTTACTCTTCTGTGGTCACACCTAAGCTCTTGGTCAACTTCCTGGTCTCTGACAAGTCCATCTCTTTTGAGGGCTGTGTGGTCCAGCTCGCCTTCTTTGTAGTGCATGTGACAGCTGAGAGCTTCCTGCTGGCCTCCATGGCCTATGATCGCTTCATGGCCATCTGCCAACCCCTCCATTATGGTTCCATCATGACCAGGGGGACCTGTCTCCTGCTGGTAGCTGCTTCCTATGCATTCGGTGGAGCCAACTCTGCTATCCAGACTGGAAATGTCTTTGCCCTGCCTTTCTGTGGGCCCAACCAGCTAACACACTACTACTGTGACGTACCACCCCTTCTCCACCTAGCTTGTGCCAACACAGCCACAGCAAGAGTGGTCCTCTATGTCTTTTCTGCTCTGGTCACCCTTCTGCCAGCTGCAATCATTCTCACCTCCTACTGCTTGGTCTTGGTGGCCATTGGGAGGATGCGCTCAGTAGCAGGGAGGGAGAAGGCCCTCTCCACTTGTGCCTCCCACTTTCTGGCCATTGCTATTTTCTATGGCACCGTGGTTTTCACGTACGTTCAGCCCCATGGATCTACTAACAATACCAATGGCCAAGTAGTGTCTGTCTTCTACACCATCATAATTCCCATGCTCAATCCCTTCATCTATAGCCTCCGCAACAAGGAGGTGAAGGGCGCCCTGCAGAGGAAGCTTCAGGTCAACATCTTTCCCGGCTGA